One Dehalococcoidia bacterium DNA window includes the following coding sequences:
- a CDS encoding DNA polymerase III subunit beta codes for MNTIVHRKELLALARSTSLATAKGRRTLPVLGYLRMEAHKDRLNVRAFNLDVQIEGECSAVVAKPGAICLEAKVLVAALSKLKDERIMINGSQLKTQSATIPIPSMSADEFPPSPEFKATGTVVINKLSAHIAVVQHAMATDDSRPVLRAMLFDFKHKKLVAADGFRLEVASVPMTVSKVDRIIVDRDVIRILQSLKIDKATLSISPEEPAVYKKNDDGTDNIEEVIKPYVSPFVRVTGFSDPSLILTFRPVSGTYPNYPQLIPKPGAIKHRLAVNAGELKTALATLFPTRGEASGSIMRMIGGDGMLRLSTKTDDDTDAKCWIAATGTIKTAVNPIYLLDVLAMVSSSQAITIKTINESSPIMINTPGRTSVIMPMFVQWPEKKQKEVKSETEPISQPAGESAPCPASDSGQG; via the coding sequence TTGAATACCATAGTTCACCGTAAGGAGCTATTGGCGCTGGCCCGGAGTACGTCGTTGGCCACCGCCAAAGGAAGGCGCACCCTACCTGTTCTCGGATACCTGAGGATGGAAGCGCATAAGGATCGCTTGAATGTCAGGGCATTCAATCTTGACGTCCAGATCGAAGGGGAGTGCTCGGCAGTAGTCGCCAAGCCCGGAGCTATCTGTCTGGAAGCCAAGGTGTTGGTCGCCGCGCTCTCCAAGTTGAAGGATGAACGGATAATGATCAACGGGTCTCAGCTCAAAACGCAGTCCGCAACAATCCCCATTCCATCGATGAGCGCCGATGAATTCCCGCCGTCCCCTGAATTCAAGGCCACCGGTACAGTGGTCATCAACAAGCTGTCTGCCCACATTGCAGTTGTCCAACATGCGATGGCCACAGACGATTCACGGCCCGTGCTAAGGGCGATGCTCTTCGACTTCAAGCACAAGAAGTTAGTGGCTGCCGACGGCTTCCGCCTGGAAGTAGCCAGTGTTCCGATGACCGTATCCAAAGTGGATCGGATAATCGTTGATCGGGATGTAATTAGGATACTGCAATCCCTCAAGATCGACAAGGCTACGCTGTCCATCAGCCCGGAGGAACCAGCCGTGTACAAGAAAAACGATGACGGAACGGACAACATAGAAGAAGTCATTAAGCCATACGTCTCCCCATTTGTCCGGGTTACCGGGTTCTCTGACCCATCGTTAATCCTGACGTTCAGGCCAGTATCCGGTACGTACCCCAACTACCCGCAACTGATTCCGAAACCGGGGGCCATCAAGCATCGGCTGGCGGTAAACGCTGGGGAATTAAAAACCGCGCTCGCCACCTTATTTCCGACTCGCGGAGAGGCATCAGGCAGCATCATGAGGATGATCGGAGGCGACGGGATGCTGAGGCTATCTACCAAAACTGATGACGACACAGATGCAAAGTGTTGGATAGCGGCCACCGGCACGATCAAGACCGCCGTTAATCCAATCTATCTGCTGGATGTACTGGCAATGGTCAGCTCCTCCCAAGCAATAACCATCAAGACGATCAATGAGTCAAGCCCGATAATGATCAACACCCCGGGCAGAACATCGGTGATCATGCCGATGTTCGTCCAGTGGCCCGAAAAGAAACAGAAGGAGGTCAAAAGTGAAACCGAGCCAATTAGCCAGCCTGCTGGAGAAAGTGCTCCCTGCCCGGCATCCGATTCTGGTCAAGGGTAA
- a CDS encoding ATP-binding protein, translated as MKPSQLASLLEKVLPARHPILVKGKPGVGKTSIAEQVCAKLKYELMIEHPVVSDPTDYKGLPFAVKGEANFLPFANLKRMMTATRPLVVLLDDVGQAPPLVQASLMQLLLSRSINGKSVSEYVSFMACTNRRADKAGVSGMLEPVKSRFCTIVELDADIDDWVKWALNADMPMELIAFLRYRPNLLCDFKPTAELTNSPSPRTAHNIGKLMRIGLPPELEYETFSGAAGEGFASELIGFLKIWRNLPSPDMVIMAPDKVEVPKDIATLYAICGALAAKAGQNSFANIMKYGNRMPPEFSVLLTRDCCAKEPSLVNTKAFVRWAEEHKDFVI; from the coding sequence GTGAAACCGAGCCAATTAGCCAGCCTGCTGGAGAAAGTGCTCCCTGCCCGGCATCCGATTCTGGTCAAGGGTAAGCCGGGAGTCGGCAAGACAAGCATAGCGGAGCAAGTGTGTGCCAAGCTCAAGTATGAACTGATGATCGAGCACCCCGTGGTCAGCGATCCAACAGACTACAAGGGCCTGCCGTTCGCTGTCAAGGGTGAGGCGAACTTCCTCCCATTCGCAAACCTGAAGCGGATGATGACGGCTACCCGGCCGCTTGTCGTGCTGCTGGATGATGTCGGACAGGCGCCGCCGTTGGTCCAGGCCAGTTTGATGCAGCTCTTGCTATCGAGATCCATCAACGGGAAATCGGTCTCCGAGTACGTCAGCTTCATGGCTTGCACCAACCGCCGGGCAGACAAGGCCGGGGTCAGTGGAATGCTCGAGCCGGTCAAGTCACGGTTCTGTACCATCGTCGAACTCGATGCGGACATTGACGACTGGGTAAAGTGGGCGCTCAACGCAGATATGCCCATGGAGTTGATCGCATTCCTCCGCTATCGCCCGAACCTGTTGTGCGACTTCAAGCCGACGGCTGAACTCACCAATAGCCCAAGCCCGCGAACTGCGCACAACATCGGAAAACTCATGAGGATCGGGTTGCCGCCGGAACTGGAATACGAAACATTCTCCGGCGCCGCTGGCGAGGGGTTCGCCTCTGAACTGATCGGGTTTCTCAAAATATGGCGTAACCTGCCGAGCCCGGACATGGTGATCATGGCACCGGACAAAGTAGAAGTACCAAAGGACATCGCCACGCTGTACGCGATCTGCGGAGCACTAGCCGCTAAGGCCGGACAGAACAGCTTCGCGAACATTATGAAATACGGAAATCGTATGCCGCCTGAGTTCAGCGTCCTGTTGACAAGGGACTGCTGCGCCAAGGAGCCCAGTCTGGTCAACACCAAGGCATTCGTCCGATGGGCAGAAGAGCATAAAGACTTTGTGATATAG
- a CDS encoding DUF3150 domain-containing protein: MTTVNGKLGERAMIVRLTIGQWTARRFDRKVSQEVADTHKAEMDAGRYNKVLIARKELSKISVIVGQTRAYHYAHTLPWTDEGGRILASALFFDYTKEMAEYKAKFERCVTVFMDNYDQYVQDAAQHLGSMFDAKEYPRKAELRSKYKFETDIYQLPEARDFRVNLPDTEVEMIKKQITANLRQAAAEAMADLWKRLYEVVNTMADRLSTKDAIFRDSLFGNVVELTQLLPKMNITGDPKLDEMVKDVEKKLCMEPDAVRDDPKLRKKVAKSADEILEQMKGYVGGR; encoded by the coding sequence ATGACAACCGTAAACGGGAAACTGGGGGAACGGGCGATGATTGTCCGACTGACAATCGGGCAGTGGACCGCAAGACGCTTTGACAGGAAGGTCTCTCAGGAGGTCGCCGACACCCACAAGGCGGAGATGGACGCCGGTCGCTACAACAAGGTACTGATCGCTCGTAAGGAATTGAGCAAGATATCGGTGATCGTCGGACAGACTAGGGCCTACCATTACGCTCACACACTGCCATGGACGGATGAGGGCGGTCGGATACTGGCCTCCGCCTTGTTCTTCGACTACACCAAGGAAATGGCCGAATACAAGGCTAAATTCGAAAGATGCGTGACCGTGTTCATGGATAACTACGACCAGTACGTTCAGGACGCTGCACAACACCTGGGGAGCATGTTCGACGCCAAGGAATACCCACGAAAAGCCGAGCTGCGAAGCAAGTACAAGTTCGAGACCGACATCTACCAACTTCCCGAGGCCCGGGACTTCCGCGTTAACCTGCCGGACACTGAGGTTGAGATGATCAAGAAGCAGATCACCGCCAATCTCAGACAGGCGGCTGCCGAGGCCATGGCCGACCTCTGGAAACGGCTGTACGAGGTCGTCAACACGATGGCCGACAGACTCAGCACAAAAGACGCCATCTTCCGGGATAGCCTGTTTGGTAACGTGGTCGAGTTGACCCAACTCTTGCCGAAGATGAACATCACCGGAGATCCAAAGCTTGACGAAATGGTCAAGGACGTTGAGAAGAAGCTATGTATGGAGCCAGATGCCGTTAGGGATGATCCGAAGCTCCGCAAAAAAGTAGCCAAGTCAGCCGACGAGATTCTGGAGCAGATGAAGGGCTACGTGGGAGGAAGATAG
- a CDS encoding VWA-like domain-containing protein produces the protein MNAREMLIKARAGLVLHSPFWGHLALKLELVEDRTIETACTNGITLRYNPDFIGSLPFEEVKGVVAHEAAHPMCGHHTRRGSRDSKQWNYACDLAINPLLEESGFVLPAGALRGSQFKDMYAEQIYNLLPPPDPDGGGQEDKGNDPGGCGGVEDAPGKDGSKATPSEMAQAEQDWKVAVAQAAAQAKGCGPLPGGVQRLVDELLNPKISWRDMLPKFVDEAAKNDYNWSSPNRRYMQQGLYLPCLKSNELRSVVLMMDTSGSIGRNQVNQFGAELSGMLEEFDTTCVVIYADSKVAGVEEFTRNDLPLDLHPAGGGGTDFKPAFQYVEDHGINPSCAIYLTDGDCFGGWPDDPGYPVLWVGTKKFEPPFGDFVELN, from the coding sequence ATGAACGCTCGAGAGATGCTGATCAAGGCACGCGCCGGGCTCGTGCTCCACTCTCCTTTCTGGGGGCACCTGGCATTGAAGCTGGAGCTGGTTGAAGACCGGACGATAGAGACCGCTTGTACTAACGGCATCACGCTCAGGTATAACCCCGATTTCATCGGTTCACTGCCATTCGAGGAAGTCAAGGGGGTAGTCGCTCACGAAGCCGCTCATCCAATGTGCGGACACCACACGAGGCGGGGTTCCAGGGATTCGAAACAGTGGAATTACGCCTGCGACCTGGCGATCAACCCGCTACTCGAGGAATCGGGGTTCGTGCTGCCGGCCGGAGCGCTTCGAGGTTCCCAGTTCAAGGATATGTACGCTGAACAAATCTACAACCTGCTACCGCCACCTGACCCGGATGGCGGCGGCCAAGAAGACAAGGGGAACGATCCGGGTGGGTGCGGCGGGGTCGAGGACGCCCCGGGAAAGGACGGATCAAAGGCAACTCCCTCAGAGATGGCCCAAGCCGAACAGGACTGGAAAGTAGCAGTCGCCCAGGCCGCGGCTCAAGCGAAAGGATGCGGTCCGCTGCCGGGAGGCGTCCAGCGACTCGTCGATGAGCTGCTGAATCCAAAGATATCCTGGCGAGACATGCTGCCGAAGTTTGTCGATGAAGCGGCAAAGAACGATTACAACTGGTCATCCCCGAATCGGAGATACATGCAGCAGGGGCTCTATCTCCCTTGCCTGAAGTCAAACGAGCTGAGAAGCGTCGTGCTGATGATGGACACCAGCGGATCAATCGGCAGGAACCAGGTCAACCAGTTCGGGGCCGAACTCTCCGGGATGCTCGAGGAATTCGATACGACATGCGTCGTGATCTACGCCGACTCAAAGGTCGCCGGCGTCGAAGAGTTCACCCGCAACGATCTGCCGCTTGATTTGCATCCGGCCGGTGGCGGAGGGACCGATTTTAAACCCGCTTTCCAGTACGTAGAAGACCATGGAATCAATCCGAGCTGTGCGATTTACCTGACGGACGGCGATTGTTTCGGTGGCTGGCCGGATGACCCGGGATACCCGGTTCTCTGGGTGGGAACCAAGAAGTTCGAGCCCCCGTTCGGGGACTTCGTAGAATTGAATTAA